Proteins encoded together in one Vigna angularis cultivar LongXiaoDou No.4 chromosome 5, ASM1680809v1, whole genome shotgun sequence window:
- the LOC108339759 gene encoding uncharacterized protein LOC108339759, which produces MLMLLTTLSHLENQIPRKMKAFVSVFVVLVLCGCAAAIKECTNIPTQSHTFTHQLLSSKNETWKEEVMSHYHLTPTDESAWADMLPRKFLSERQQHDWAVMYKKIKNMGVFESPQGFLKEVPLEDVRLHENSIHGTAQRTNLEYLLMFDVDRLIWSFRKTAGLPTPGTPYGGWEEPKEELRGHFVGHYLSASSLMWASTQNDELKQKMTSLVAGLSACQEKIGTGYLSAFPSELFDRFEAIQIVWAPYYTIHKIMAGLLDQYTFAGNSQALKMVIRMVDYFYNRVQNVITKYTINRHYQSLNTETGGMNDVLYRLYSITGDSKHIFLAQLFDKPCFLGLLAVQANDIADLHANTHIPIVVGSQRRYEITGDPLHKEIATFFMETINSSHSYATGGTSVSEFWRNPKRIADNLKTTENEESCTTYNMLKVSRHLFRWTKEVSYADYYERALTNGVLSIQRGTDPGVMIYMLPLGPGVSKAHTYHSWGTPFDTFWCCYGTGIESFSKLGDSIYFEEEGGNSTLYIIQYISSSFNWKSGKILLNQTVVPAASWDPYLRVTFTFSPSEKTWTTLNFRVPTWTSLDGAKGILNGETLSLPTPANFLSITRQWNANDNLTLLFPQTPRTEAIKDDRPEFASTQAILYGPYLLAGHTLGGDWHLKSGADWITPVPASYNSQLVSFSQYFKNSTFVLANSNQTLGMQKFPKSGTDMAVQATFRLVPKESSSKFSTLADANDRSVMLEPFDLPGMNVVHQGADKPLVIEDSSKGTSSSVFVVVPGLDGRNGSISLESQSDKGCYVYSDLSSSAGVKLSCKSDSDAKFNEATSFISQKGLSQYNPISFVAKGVNRNFLLEPLFSFRDEYYTVYFNIVG; this is translated from the exons ATGCTTATGCTATTAACTACTTTATCTCATTTGGAAAACCAAATTCCAAG GAAGATGAAGGCTTTTGTGTCTGTGTTTGTCGTGCTGGTGTTGTGCGGTTGTGCTGCTGCTATTAAAGAATGTACAAACATTCCTACGCAATCTCATACCTTCACGCATCAGCTATTGTCATCCAAGAATGAAACGTGGAAGGAAGAGGTGATGTCTCACTACCATTTGACGCCAACGGATGAATCTGCGTGGGCTGATATGCTGCCGAGGAAGTTCTTGTCGGAACGACAACAACATGATTGGGCGGTTAtgtataagaaaattaagaacaTGGGTGTGTTCGAGTCACCCCAAGGTTTTCTGAAAGAAGTGCCTCTTGAGGATGTGAGGTTGCATGAGAATTCCATCCATGGCACAGCACAGCGAACAAACTTGGAGTATCTGTTGATGTTTGATGTCGACAGGTTGATTTGGAGCTTCAGGAAGACAGCGGGTTTACCCACGCCTGGTACTCCATATGGAGGATGGGAAGAACCCAAAGAAGAACTCAGGGGTCATTTTGTTG gGCATTACTTGAGCGCATCATCTCTAATGTGGGCCAGCACACAGAACGATGAGCTGAAACAGAAAATGACATCTCTTGTTGCTGGTCTGTCTGCCTGTCAGGAGAAAATTGGAACGGGATATCTATCTGCATTTCCATCTGAGCTTTTTGATAGATTTGAAGCTATTCAAATAGTTTGGGCTCCATAttataccattcacaag ATTATGGCTGGTCTCTTGGATCAATATACATTTGCTGGAAACTCTCAAGCTCTAAAAATGGTAATTCGGATGGTTGACTACTTCTACAACAGAGTGCAAAATGTAATAACAAAGTACACTATCAATAGACACTATCAATCACTGAACACGGAAACTGGAGGAATGAATGATGTTCTTTACCGATTATACAGCATAACA GGAGATTCTAAGCATATATTTTTGGCTCAACTTTTTGACAAGCCGTGCTTTTTAGGGTTGCTTGCAGTGCAG GCTAATGACATAGCTGACTTGCATGCTAATACGCATATCCCAATTGTCGTTGGATCTCAAAGGCGATATGAAATCACAGGCGATCCACTTCATAAG GAAATTGCAACATTCTTCATGGAAACCATAAACTCTTCTCACAGCTATGCAACTGGAGGGACATCTGTCAGCGAATTCTG GAGAAATCCTAAGAGAATAGCAGATAACTTAAAAACAACAGAGAATGAAGAATCCTGCACaacttataatatgttaaag GTTTCACGCCACCTGTTTAGATGGACCAAAGAAGTATCTTATGCAGACTATTATGAGCGTGCATTAACCAATGGAGTGCTCAGCATTCAGAGAGGAACAGATCCTGGAGTGATGATTTACATGCTTCCACTTGGTCCTGGGGTTTCCAAGGCTCATACTTACCATAGTTGGGGAACACCGTTTGACACTTTCTGGTGCTGCTATGGAACGG gAATTGAATCATTCTCAAAGTTGGGAGATTCTATATATTTCGAGGAAGAAGGGGGAAATTCTACACTTTACATCATTCAGTACATATCGAGCTCATTTAACTGGAAATCTGGAAAAATTTTGCTCAATCAGACAGTTGTTCCAGCTGCTTCCTGGGATCCTTACTTACGAGTGACATTTACGTTTTCTCCATCTGAG AAAACTTGGACTACATTGAACTTTCGAGTGCCTACTTGGACTAGTCTAGATGGTGCCAAGGGGATATTAAATGGTGAAACTTTATCTCTTCCAACTCCAG CAAATTTTCTGTCAATCACAAGACAGTGGAATGCTAATGACAACCTGACCCTTCTGTTCCCCCAAACCCCAAGAACAGAGGCCATAAAAG ATGACAGGCCTGAATTTGCATCTACTCAAGCAATTCTTTATGGTCCTTATCTTCTTGCCGGTCATACCCTCGGTGGTGATTGGCACCTTAAATCTGGGGCAGACTGGATTACTCCTGTTCCTGCCAGTTACAATAGTCAACTAGTTTCTTTTTCCCAATACTTCAAAAATTCAACTTTTGTTTTGGCAAATTCAAACCAAACTCTGGGTATGCAAAAGTTTCCTAAATCTGGAACTGATATGGCTGTTCAGGCAACTTTTAGGCTTGTCCCAAAAGAATCTTCCTCAAAGTTTTCAACGTTAGCAGATGCTAATGATAGATCAGTGATGTTAGAACCATTTGATCTTCCTGGAATGAACGTGGTTCACCAAGGAGCAGATAAACCTCTTGTGATTGAAGATTCTTCCAAGGGCACGTCATCTTCTGTTTTTGTTGTGGTACCAGGATTAGATGGAAGAAATGGAAGCATATCTTTAGAATCACAGAGTGACAAGGGCTGCTATGTGTATAGTGATTTGAGCTCTAGCGCAGGAGTGAAGCTAAGTTGCAAATCTGATTCTGATGCTAAGTTCAACGAAGCAACAAGCTTTATTTCTCAAAAGGGACTGAGCCAATACAATCCTATCAGTTTTGTGGCTAAAGGAGTAAACAGGAACTTTCTTTTGGAGCCGTTATTCTCATTCAGAGATGAGTATTACACAGTTTATTTCAACATTGTAGGTTGA
- the LOC108339882 gene encoding DNA damage-repair/toleration protein DRT100: protein MAGIWFTPLTLLLLLAFSSAVRSCSPSDLAALLHFKSALHESRNGIFNSWTGTDCCGNWLGVSCDRDSRRVAEISLRAGPVYTTFEKPYRPDYMSGYISPEICKLTHLSTLIISDWQGISGEIPRCISSLSFLRIIDLTGNRISGTLPADIGKLRYLSLLSAADNLITGEIPATLTSLTGLTHLDLRNNKIRGPIPQNMGQLQMLSRAFLSGNQITGSIPGSICHIYRLVDLDLSNNHLSGPIPESLGRMSVLSTLKLDNNRLSGSIPGRLLASGINELNLSHNMLEGIIPDAFGASCYFTLLDLSYNNLKGPIPKSMSSASYIGYVDFSHNHLCGPIPNSYGNTDASSFAYNDCLCGKPLKAC from the coding sequence ATGGCTGGAATCTGGTTCACGCCGCTAACGCTGCTGTTACTACTCGCATTTTCCTCCGCAGTTCGGTCGTGTTCGCCGTCGGACCTGGCCGCGCTGCTACACTTCAAATCCGCTCTCCATGAATCTCGCAACGGAATATTCAACTCCTGGACCGGCACCGACTGCTGCGGCAACTGGCTCGGCGTCTCCTGCGACCGCGACTCTCGCCGCGTCGCCGAAATCAGCCTCCGCGCCGGTCCAGTCTACACCACGTTCGAGAAGCCTTACCGTCCGGATTACATGTCCGGTTACATATCGCCGGAGATTTGCAAGCTCACTCACCTCTCCACCCTCATCATCAGCGACTGGCAGGGAATCTCCGGCGAGATCCCGCGCTGCATCTCCTCGCTCTCCTTCCTCCGCATCATCGACCTCACCGGAAACCGCATTTCTGGCACTCTCCCAGCAGACATCGGGAAGCTTCGGTATCTGAGCCTCCTAAGCGCCGCCGATAACCTAATCACCGGCGAAATCCCGGCGACGTTGACGAGCTTGACTGGTTTGACGCATCTGGACCTTCGTAACAACAAGATCCGCGGGCCCATTCCGCAGAACATGGGCCAGCTTCAGATGTTGAGTCGGGCCTTTTTAAGCGGAAACCAAATAACCGGGTCAATCCCGGGCTCAATCTGTCATATATACCGTCTGGTGGATCTTGATCTGTCAAATAACCATTTATCCGGGCCGATTCCTGAAAGTTTGGGCCGGATGTCGGTTCTGTCAACGTTGAAGTTGGATAATAACAGGCTTTCGGGAAGCATACCAGGGAGGCTGTTGGCGTCGGGTATTAACGAGCTGAACTTGAGCCACAACATGTTAGAGGGTATTATACCCGACGCCTTTGGGGCTTCATGCTATTTCACGTTACTGGACTTATCGTATAATAACCTCAAAGGGCCAATACCGAAATCTATGTCTTCTGCTTCGTACATTGGGTATGTGGACTTTAGCCATAACCACCTCTGCGGCCCAATTCCTAACTCCTACGGTAACACCGATGCCTCCTCATTCGCTTACAACGATTGCCTCTGTGGAAAGCCACTCAAAGCTTGTTAA